A stretch of Campylobacter volucris DNA encodes these proteins:
- a CDS encoding putative transporter produces MFKSFFASKQWALWAYLGLFFLLGSLLAQTSINVAINEWYKDFYDVLQNAKDHNINDFYHFIKQFLYLALPYVLIATITQYFGSIYAFKWREAMTFDYIKFWQKKDDNIEGSSQRIQEDIYNFSKIIESLGLAFVKALMTLIAFIPILWMLSEHVNLPILKDIKGSLVWIAFLVSLGGLVISWFVGIKLPGLEYNNQKAEAAFRKELVYAEDDRKNYANDESIVSLFTGLKINYKRLFLHYGYFNIWLYLFEQIMVIVPFLIMAPSLFLGVIQLGIIIQVGNAFDQVRSSFSIFITNWTTITQLRSIYKRLDEFEKNIEYRK; encoded by the coding sequence ATGTTTAAATCGTTTTTCGCATCAAAACAATGGGCTTTATGGGCATATTTAGGCTTATTTTTTCTGCTTGGATCTTTATTAGCTCAAACATCTATTAATGTAGCTATTAATGAATGGTATAAAGATTTTTATGATGTTTTGCAAAATGCTAAAGATCACAACATTAATGATTTTTATCATTTTATAAAGCAATTTTTATATTTAGCCTTGCCTTATGTTTTAATAGCTACTATTACACAATATTTTGGAAGCATTTATGCCTTTAAATGGCGTGAAGCTATGACTTTTGATTATATTAAATTTTGGCAAAAAAAAGATGATAATATAGAAGGTAGCTCACAAAGAATTCAAGAAGATATTTATAATTTTTCAAAAATTATCGAAAGCTTAGGACTTGCTTTTGTAAAAGCTTTAATGACTTTAATTGCTTTTATACCAATATTATGGATGCTTAGCGAGCATGTAAATTTGCCTATTTTAAAAGATATTAAAGGCTCTTTGGTATGGATAGCATTTTTGGTTTCTTTAGGAGGATTGGTTATATCTTGGTTTGTAGGTATTAAACTTCCAGGACTTGAATATAATAACCAAAAAGCAGAAGCAGCATTTAGAAAAGAACTTGTATATGCTGAAGATGATAGAAAAAATTACGCAAACGATGAAAGCATCGTAAGCCTTTTTACAGGACTTAAAATAAATTATAAAAGATTGTTTTTACACTATGGATATTTTAATATATGGCTTTATTTATTTGAACAAATTATGGTTATAGTGCCTTTTTTGATTATGGCTCCAAGCTTGTTTTTAGGAGTTATACAACTTGGCATCATTATACAAGTTGGCAATGCTTTTGATCAAGTAAGAAGTTCTTTTAGTATTTTTATAACAAATTGGACAACTATCACTCAACTACGCAGTATTTACAAGCGTTTAGATGAATTTGAAAAAAATATTGAGTATAGAAAATAA
- the putP gene encoding sodium/proline symporter PutP — protein MNLQNVTFSLPIITTFVTYAFLMLFIGFYFYKKNKNSKDYFLGNASMGPVVSALSAGASDMSSWLLMAFPGALYAAGLGQIYIAIGLTFGMFLNWTFVAKRLKIFSQIAKECITIPDFFETRFCDDKHILRTIGSIVILIFFTIYISAGLVSGAKLFESVFGLSYILALSIGFIIIVLYTFLGGYKAVCWTDMLQGLLMMGSLIAIPLVMIYELGGFGEAFSTINEIKPQAFGLDGGGWIVVISTLAWGLGYFGQPHILIRFISIKNIKEIPTATFIGISWMVVSLFGAAMIGFLGIAYIYKFDLSLDDPERIFIVMSQILFNPWVAGILLSAILAAIMSTASSQLLVCASSLVQDFYTQILKKKTSDLKITFLSRFGVLIVAIMAFLLSLDTQSQILSIVSYAWAGFGASFGSVILFSLFYKNMSKEGAMAGMISGALTVIMYKHFGVYFLEIYEIIPGFLVASICIIIFSWIFKAHENTLRHYEKMQKEL, from the coding sequence ATGAATTTACAAAATGTTACATTTTCTCTACCTATTATTACAACTTTTGTTACTTATGCTTTTTTAATGCTTTTTATTGGGTTTTATTTTTATAAAAAAAATAAAAATAGTAAAGATTATTTTTTAGGCAATGCGTCTATGGGTCCAGTTGTATCTGCACTTAGCGCAGGAGCTTCTGACATGAGTAGTTGGCTTTTGATGGCATTTCCTGGAGCTTTATATGCAGCTGGACTTGGACAAATTTACATCGCCATTGGTTTAACCTTTGGAATGTTTTTAAATTGGACATTTGTTGCTAAAAGATTAAAAATATTTTCTCAAATTGCAAAAGAATGCATCACTATACCTGATTTTTTTGAAACGCGTTTTTGTGATGATAAGCATATTTTAAGAACCATAGGCTCTATTGTAATTTTAATATTTTTTACTATTTATATTAGCGCTGGTTTGGTTAGTGGCGCAAAATTATTTGAAAGCGTATTTGGCTTATCTTACATTTTAGCATTGAGTATAGGCTTTATAATTATCGTTCTTTATACATTTTTAGGAGGATACAAAGCAGTTTGCTGGACTGATATGCTCCAAGGATTATTAATGATGGGATCTTTAATCGCAATTCCTTTAGTGATGATTTATGAGCTAGGGGGCTTTGGGGAGGCTTTTTCTACCATAAACGAAATTAAACCGCAAGCTTTTGGCTTAGATGGTGGAGGATGGATTGTTGTTATTTCAACTCTTGCATGGGGTCTTGGATATTTTGGACAACCACATATTTTAATAAGATTTATTTCCATTAAAAATATAAAAGAAATTCCAACTGCTACTTTTATAGGGATAAGCTGGATGGTTGTATCTTTATTTGGTGCTGCAATGATAGGATTTTTAGGAATAGCTTATATTTATAAATTTGATCTTAGCCTAGATGATCCTGAAAGAATTTTTATAGTAATGTCGCAAATTCTTTTCAACCCTTGGGTTGCTGGAATTTTACTCTCTGCAATCTTAGCAGCTATCATGAGCACTGCAAGCTCTCAACTTTTAGTATGTGCTTCTAGTTTGGTACAAGATTTTTACACTCAAATTTTAAAGAAAAAAACAAGCGATTTAAAAATCACATTTTTATCTCGCTTTGGTGTTTTGATTGTCGCTATAATGGCTTTTTTGCTTTCTTTAGACACTCAAAGTCAAATTTTAAGTATAGTTTCATATGCTTGGGCTGGATTTGGTGCTAGTTTTGGAAGCGTGATACTTTTTTCCTTATTTTATAAAAATATGAGCAAAGAAGGCGCTATGGCTGGTATGATAAGTGGTGCATTAACTGTTATAATGTATAAACATTTTGGTGTGTATTTTTTAGAAATTTATGAAATCATCCCTGGATTTTTAGTAGCAAGTATTTGTATTATTATATTTAGCTGGATTTTTAAAGCACATGAAAATACACTCAGACACTATGAAAAAATGCAAAAAGAGTTGTAA
- a CDS encoding saccharopine dehydrogenase family protein, with translation MKNLLIIGAGGVSRVATVKCAMNSEVFSKITLASRTKSKCDEIAKFIKERLGVEIQTAQIDADDSEAVVELIKKTGAQILLNVALPYQDLSLMDACIKAKIHYVDTANYEHPDLAKFEYKEQWARNEKFKEAGILGLLGSGFDPGVTNVFCAYAQQNLFDEIHYIDILDCNAGDHGYAFATNFNPEINLREVSANGRYWENGKWIETKPMEIKMEWDYPEVGVKDSYLLYHEELESLVKNIKGLKRIRFFMTFGQSYLTHMKCLENVGMLGIKPIMHKGVEIIPIEFLKTLLPDPASLGPRTKGYTNIGCVIRGVKDGKDKQIYIYNVCNHEECFKETGAQAVSYTTGVPAMIGAKLIAKGIWSGQGVFNMEEFNAKAFMDELNTQGLPWKIIEMEPNLGK, from the coding sequence ATGAAAAATCTTTTAATAATAGGAGCTGGTGGGGTAAGTAGAGTAGCTACTGTAAAATGCGCTATGAATTCAGAAGTATTTAGCAAAATAACTTTAGCAAGTAGAACAAAAAGCAAATGTGATGAAATAGCTAAATTTATAAAAGAACGCTTGGGAGTGGAAATTCAAACTGCGCAAATTGATGCTGATGATAGTGAAGCTGTAGTAGAACTCATTAAAAAAACTGGTGCTCAAATTTTACTAAATGTAGCTTTACCTTATCAAGATTTAAGCTTGATGGATGCTTGCATAAAAGCAAAAATTCATTATGTAGATACAGCAAATTATGAACATCCTGATTTAGCAAAATTTGAATATAAAGAACAATGGGCAAGAAATGAAAAATTTAAAGAAGCTGGAATTTTAGGGCTTTTAGGAAGTGGTTTTGATCCTGGTGTAACTAATGTATTTTGTGCTTATGCACAACAAAATTTATTTGATGAAATTCATTATATAGATATATTAGATTGCAATGCAGGAGATCATGGTTATGCTTTTGCTACAAATTTCAATCCTGAAATAAATTTAAGAGAAGTATCTGCAAATGGAAGATACTGGGAAAATGGAAAATGGATAGAAACAAAACCTATGGAAATCAAAATGGAATGGGATTATCCAGAGGTTGGAGTAAAAGATAGTTATTTGCTTTATCATGAAGAATTAGAAAGCTTAGTAAAAAATATAAAAGGCTTAAAAAGAATAAGATTTTTTATGACTTTTGGACAAAGTTATTTAACTCATATGAAATGTTTAGAAAATGTTGGGATGCTTGGCATTAAACCTATAATGCACAAAGGTGTAGAAATAATTCCTATAGAATTTTTAAAGACTTTGCTTCCTGATCCTGCTAGCTTAGGTCCTAGAACAAAAGGATATACAAACATAGGGTGTGTTATAAGAGGCGTTAAAGATGGCAAAGATAAACAAATTTATATTTATAATGTTTGCAATCACGAAGAATGTTTTAAAGAAACAGGTGCACAAGCTGTAAGTTATACTACTGGAGTTCCTGCAATGATAGGAGCAAAGCTTATAGCTAAAGGAATTTGGAGCGGACAAGGCGTATTTAATATGGAAGAATTTAACGCTAAAGCTTTTATGGATGAGCTAAATACTCAAGGACTTCCATGGAAAATAATAGAAATGGAGCCAAATTTAGGAAAGTAA
- the modB gene encoding molybdate ABC transporter permease subunit, with protein MKNLESIDWEPFLVSIKLSFITCVVLFLFCIFLAWFFAFKKFKFKNFLETLISLPLVLPPSVIGFYLLILFSKYSIVGEFLEKNFNISLAFTFEGLVIASCIYSLPFMFNPLYSAMLALPKNIIEASYSLGKSALETLFKVILPSIKPAIMSALVITFAHTMGEFGIVLMIGGSLSGETKVASIAIYESMENLDFTTAHIYSLILLIFSFVVLFCVNFFKKKKI; from the coding sequence TTGAAAAATTTAGAAAGTATAGATTGGGAACCTTTTTTGGTTTCCATTAAATTATCTTTTATTACTTGTGTGGTTTTATTTTTATTTTGTATTTTTCTTGCTTGGTTTTTTGCTTTTAAAAAATTTAAATTCAAAAATTTTTTAGAAACACTTATATCTTTACCTTTAGTTTTACCACCATCTGTCATAGGTTTTTATCTTTTAATTTTATTTTCAAAATATTCCATAGTAGGAGAATTTTTAGAGAAAAATTTTAATATATCTTTGGCTTTTACTTTTGAAGGATTAGTGATCGCTAGTTGTATTTATTCTTTACCTTTTATGTTTAATCCTTTATATTCAGCTATGTTAGCTCTTCCAAAAAATATTATAGAAGCAAGTTATTCTTTAGGAAAAAGTGCTTTAGAGACTCTTTTTAAAGTGATTTTACCAAGTATAAAACCAGCTATAATGAGTGCTTTGGTTATCACTTTTGCTCATACTATGGGCGAATTTGGCATAGTGTTAATGATAGGAGGTTCATTAAGCGGTGAAACTAAAGTAGCAAGTATAGCTATTTATGAAAGTATGGAAAATTTAGATTTTACAACCGCACATATATATAGTTTGATTTTATTGATTTTTAGTTTTGTAGTTTTATTTTGTGTAAATTTTTTTAAAAAGAAAAAAATATAA
- a CDS encoding methyltransferase domain-containing protein: MDNSLSGYTKKYDNEGYGLQYPDGHVIRFYERILKYKLNKTSGNLLDFGCGNGVHSKYFQDITGGGIKAYGLDIVPSLENTWKNDPKLITENFHVITPNSSFKDLFNVKMDFIFANQSLYYLPNESFKQTIDEFYQLCNDKAIIFATMITSKAYQEFTTGNVSENGLMEVKSSPRINGESTYINFTNNIEELKEKFKPFKPLFWGDYELINLYNFEGSVQHFIYIGQK; encoded by the coding sequence ATGGATAATTCATTATCTGGATATACAAAAAAATATGACAATGAAGGGTATGGATTGCAATATCCTGATGGACATGTTATTAGATTTTATGAAAGAATTTTAAAGTACAAGTTAAATAAAACGAGTGGAAATTTGCTTGATTTTGGATGTGGAAATGGTGTTCATTCTAAATATTTTCAAGATATAACAGGGGGGGGTATTAAAGCATATGGTTTAGATATAGTTCCTAGTTTAGAAAATACTTGGAAAAATGATCCAAAATTAATTACAGAAAATTTTCATGTAATTACTCCAAATTCTAGCTTTAAAGATCTGTTTAATGTTAAAATGGATTTTATTTTTGCAAATCAAAGTTTATATTATCTTCCAAATGAAAGTTTTAAACAAACTATAGATGAATTTTATCAATTGTGCAATGATAAAGCTATAATATTTGCAACCATGATAACTTCAAAAGCATACCAAGAATTTACCACAGGAAATGTTAGCGAAAATGGCCTGATGGAGGTAAAGTCTAGCCCAAGAATTAATGGAGAATCAACTTATATTAATTTTACAAATAACATTGAAGAATTAAAAGAAAAATTTAAACCATTTAAGCCATTATTTTGGGGAGATTACGAACTCATCAATCTTTATAATTTTGAAGGTAGTGTCCAACATTTTATTTATATAGGACAAAAATAA
- a CDS encoding ATP-dependent DNA helicase codes for MLVKLMEYLKYNNIFLSGGAGVGKSFLISRLIKEYRKNGKIVIALGSTGISAFNIGGVTLHSFFRFGRCASHDELYYEDRKQKDKIEKLKRILKQCDLLIIDEISMVSALIMDMIYYRLTRLEFNGKLVVVGDFFQLPPVVRKEQQNSLFQDSHYAFASNAWNEFNFINVKLTLSKRTSDNKFYEYLFYIRLGQINDEIIKYLKSKLVDKNKLLSYEDNYTLLCATNKKTNFINEVKLKNLKTKEYIFNATFEKMDLNLDDKSFKQWIDGLNLMQNLKIKIGAKIIFCVNNKEENYYNGEQGKVIDISYENDECFIVIEKSNGEILKLKPYECLLEDYELDNENKIEVKIKAKFIQYPIKLAYAITIHKSQGMSIDKLICDIDGIFEKGQLYVCLSRAIDPNNLKITYNYQFSFEDYFLKILKFDKKVKEFYLNTYFIDLEEENSNEMDNI; via the coding sequence GTGTTAGTTAAATTAATGGAATATTTAAAATATAATAATATTTTTTTAAGCGGTGGAGCTGGAGTAGGAAAATCTTTTTTAATTTCTAGGCTAATAAAAGAGTATAGGAAAAATGGTAAGATAGTCATAGCTTTGGGTTCAACAGGAATCAGTGCATTCAACATAGGCGGAGTTACGCTACATAGTTTTTTTAGATTTGGTAGGTGTGCAAGTCATGATGAATTATATTATGAAGATAGAAAGCAAAAAGATAAAATAGAAAAATTAAAAAGAATTTTAAAACAATGTGATTTATTAATCATAGATGAAATTTCTATGGTTAGTGCTTTGATTATGGATATGATTTATTATAGACTCACTCGACTTGAATTTAATGGTAAATTAGTCGTTGTTGGAGATTTCTTTCAGCTTCCACCTGTTGTGCGAAAAGAACAACAAAATTCATTATTTCAAGACAGTCATTATGCCTTTGCATCAAATGCTTGGAATGAATTTAATTTTATAAATGTCAAACTTACTTTATCCAAAAGAACTAGTGATAATAAATTTTATGAGTATTTGTTTTATATTAGATTAGGTCAAATAAATGATGAGATTATAAAATATTTAAAATCCAAATTAGTAGATAAAAATAAATTACTCTCTTATGAAGATAATTATACTTTATTATGCGCAACCAATAAAAAAACAAATTTTATCAATGAAGTAAAATTAAAAAATTTAAAAACAAAAGAATATATTTTTAATGCTACATTTGAAAAAATGGATTTAAATTTAGATGATAAAAGTTTTAAGCAGTGGATTGATGGTTTAAATCTAATGCAAAATTTAAAAATAAAAATTGGAGCTAAGATAATTTTTTGTGTCAATAATAAAGAAGAAAACTATTATAACGGAGAACAAGGAAAAGTTATAGATATTTCATATGAAAACGATGAGTGTTTTATTGTGATAGAAAAGAGCAATGGTGAAATATTAAAACTAAAGCCATATGAGTGTCTTTTGGAAGATTATGAGTTAGATAATGAAAATAAAATAGAAGTTAAAATAAAGGCTAAATTTATACAATATCCTATAAAATTAGCATATGCTATAACTATACACAAATCACAAGGAATGAGCATAGATAAATTAATTTGTGATATAGATGGGATTTTTGAAAAAGGGCAATTGTATGTTTGTTTATCAAGGGCCATTGATCCTAATAATTTAAAAATTACATACAATTATCAATTTTCTTTCGAAGATTATTTTTTAAAAATTTTAAAATTTGATAAAAAAGTTAAAGAATTTTATTTAAATACATATTTTATTGACTTAGAAGAGGAAAATTCAAATGAAATGGATAATATTTAG
- a CDS encoding flagellar basal body-associated FliL family protein — MKWIIFSFIIVVNIFANTLSIENFKTDLYSKTGNNVLKTIELNLEFEGENLEEKKIIDALNTIISSYFYEDLFTEIGKTNFKETLLKFSNKKYKTQIKNIYLLKVNSVKEFDIEELKKFLQELDPKEEKITKSQNLVKEEKSTKEEKPTKEEHNSTKIQDLNTSGEKINSDFNTTIDKEANVSKEAMDMILKTMENSQMQMLAPSKNEELFKELPF; from the coding sequence ATGAAATGGATAATATTTAGTTTTATAATAGTTGTAAATATCTTTGCAAATACTTTAAGTATTGAAAATTTTAAAACTGATTTGTATTCAAAAACTGGAAATAATGTATTAAAAACTATAGAATTAAATTTAGAATTTGAAGGCGAAAATTTAGAGGAAAAAAAGATTATAGATGCTTTAAATACTATAATTTCTAGTTATTTTTATGAAGATTTATTTACCGAGATTGGTAAAACTAACTTTAAAGAAACCTTGCTTAAATTTAGCAATAAAAAATACAAAACTCAAATTAAAAATATTTATCTTTTAAAAGTTAATTCTGTAAAAGAATTTGATATAGAAGAATTGAAAAAATTCTTACAAGAATTAGACCCTAAAGAGGAAAAAATCACAAAATCACAAAATCTAGTAAAAGAAGAAAAATCTACAAAAGAAGAAAAGCCAACAAAAGAAGAGCATAATAGCACTAAAATTCAAGATTTAAACACCAGTGGTGAAAAAATAAATTCAGATTTTAATACCACTATAGACAAAGAAGCAAATGTTAGCAAAGAAGCTATGGATATGATTTTAAAAACTATGGAAAATTCTCAAATGCAAATGCTTGCTCCAAGCAAAAATGAAGAGTTGTTTAAAGAATTACCTTTTTAA
- the lolA gene encoding LolA-like outer membrane lipoprotein chaperone yields the protein MRYILILFFTFLQLLAFDVNFKNFSSDFVQKVHSNKSSLEYKGNFIITQNKAFWNYTYPISKQIYINKHEITIIEPQLEQVIFTKIQNLPNLQQIFKQAKKISQDTYEATYENIQYKIKLKNDTLTNISYKDELQNTIIIEFFNQKFNQNIKENIFIPKIPNHYDIVR from the coding sequence ATGAGATATATCCTGATATTGTTTTTTACATTTTTACAACTTTTAGCTTTTGATGTTAATTTTAAAAATTTTAGTAGTGATTTTGTGCAAAAAGTACATAGTAACAAATCTTCACTAGAGTATAAAGGAAATTTTATTATCACTCAAAATAAAGCATTTTGGAATTATACTTATCCTATTTCAAAACAAATTTATATCAATAAACACGAAATAACAATCATTGAACCACAACTAGAACAAGTAATTTTCACAAAAATACAAAATTTACCAAACCTACAACAAATTTTTAAACAAGCTAAAAAAATATCTCAAGATACTTATGAAGCAACCTATGAAAATATCCAATATAAAATTAAATTAAAAAATGATACTTTAACAAATATTTCTTATAAAGATGAGCTGCAAAATACCATTATCATTGAATTTTTTAATCAAAAATTTAATCAAAATATAAAAGAAAATATATTTATACCAAAAATTCCAAATCACTACGATATCGTGCGTTAA
- the secA gene encoding preprotein translocase subunit SecA — MFSSIFKAIFGTKNDREIKKYLKRVAQINALEAKYQNLNDEELKKAFENFQLQIQNEQATLDQILNDVFAIVREVGKRTLNMRHFDVQLIGGMVLHEGKIAEMKTGEGKTLVATLPVVLNAMSKKGVHVVTVNDYLAKRDAEQMSAIYNFLGFSVGVILSEQNSDEAHKKAYKCDITYGTNNEFGFDYLRDNMKFSSLEKVQREHNFVIVDEVDSILIDEARTPLIISGPTNRTLDGYIKANDVAKQMQKGQAAATPQELPSGDFVVDEKNRTIMLTEAGISKAEKLFGVENLYSLDNAILAHQLDQALKAHNLFEKDVHYVVREKEVIIVDEFTGRLSEGRRFSDGLHQALEAKEGVKIQEESQTLADITFQNYFRMYKKIAGMTGTAQTEATEFSQIYSLDVVSIPTNIPVARIDKDDLIYKTQNEKFKAVIEEIKKANAKGQPVLVGTASIERSEVFHNMLVKERIPHHVLNAKNHEQEALIIQDAGKKGAVTIATNMAGRGVDIKIDDEVRALGGLYIIGTERHESRRIDNQLRGRAGRQGDPGMSRFYLSVEDNLLRIFGGDRIKNIMDRLGIEEGEHIESRIVTRAVENAQKKVESLHFESRKHLLEYDDVANEQRKTIYNYRNELLDENYNLQEKILKNISEYSNHIVSQIYVNAELEENVKHFDALKQKINYECNIELKEEDFKDLNEIEAENKLGEILEHAYKEKMSIIVEKEARKIERILYLQILDNLWREHLYQMDILKTGIGLRSYNQKDPLVEYKKESYNLFMELVERIKFDSLKLLFNVVFTQQEAKNFEEKSHEQNEKIIASTTESGVDEDGNMEIKKVPRNSPCPCGSGKKYKDCHGKSGPKKGILA; from the coding sequence ATGTTTTCTAGTATATTTAAAGCAATATTTGGGACTAAAAATGATAGAGAAATAAAAAAATATTTAAAAAGAGTAGCTCAAATCAATGCTTTAGAAGCAAAATATCAAAATTTAAACGATGAAGAATTAAAAAAAGCTTTTGAAAATTTTCAACTTCAAATTCAAAATGAACAAGCCACTTTAGATCAAATTTTAAATGATGTATTTGCGATCGTAAGAGAGGTTGGCAAAAGAACTTTAAATATGCGTCATTTTGATGTGCAACTTATAGGTGGTATGGTATTACACGAGGGCAAGATAGCTGAAATGAAAACAGGTGAGGGTAAAACTTTGGTAGCGACTTTACCTGTTGTTTTAAATGCTATGAGTAAAAAAGGTGTGCATGTAGTTACTGTCAATGATTACCTAGCAAAAAGAGATGCAGAGCAAATGAGCGCTATATACAATTTTTTAGGTTTTAGTGTGGGTGTAATTCTTTCTGAGCAAAATAGCGATGAGGCTCATAAAAAAGCTTATAAATGTGATATAACTTATGGCACAAATAATGAATTTGGTTTTGATTATTTGCGTGATAATATGAAATTTTCTAGTTTAGAAAAGGTTCAAAGAGAACATAATTTTGTAATCGTTGATGAAGTGGATAGTATTTTAATTGATGAAGCAAGAACTCCGCTTATCATAAGTGGTCCTACTAATAGAACTTTAGATGGTTATATTAAGGCAAATGATGTGGCTAAGCAAATGCAAAAAGGTCAGGCAGCTGCCACTCCTCAAGAATTACCAAGTGGGGATTTTGTAGTTGATGAGAAAAATAGAACTATAATGCTAACAGAAGCTGGAATTTCAAAAGCTGAAAAGCTATTTGGTGTAGAAAATTTATATAGTCTTGATAATGCTATTTTGGCTCATCAATTAGATCAGGCTTTAAAAGCACATAATCTTTTTGAAAAAGATGTGCATTATGTTGTAAGAGAAAAAGAAGTCATTATAGTTGATGAATTTACAGGTCGTTTGAGCGAAGGAAGGCGCTTTAGCGATGGTTTGCATCAAGCGCTTGAGGCAAAAGAAGGGGTAAAAATTCAAGAAGAAAGTCAAACTCTAGCAGATATTACTTTTCAAAATTATTTTAGAATGTATAAAAAGATAGCCGGTATGACAGGAACTGCACAAACTGAAGCTACAGAATTTTCACAAATTTATAGTTTAGATGTTGTATCTATTCCTACAAATATACCTGTTGCAAGGATAGATAAAGATGATTTAATTTATAAAACACAAAATGAAAAATTTAAAGCAGTGATTGAAGAAATCAAAAAAGCCAATGCTAAAGGCCAGCCTGTCTTAGTTGGCACTGCAAGTATAGAACGAAGTGAAGTTTTTCATAATATGCTTGTAAAAGAACGCATTCCTCATCATGTACTTAATGCTAAAAATCACGAACAAGAAGCTTTAATTATCCAAGATGCTGGTAAAAAAGGTGCTGTTACTATTGCTACTAATATGGCAGGTCGTGGTGTAGATATAAAAATAGATGATGAAGTAAGAGCATTAGGTGGGCTTTATATCATAGGAACAGAACGCCATGAAAGTAGAAGAATAGACAATCAACTTCGTGGTCGTGCAGGAAGACAAGGTGATCCTGGTATGAGTAGATTTTATCTAAGTGTTGAAGATAATCTTTTGAGAATTTTTGGCGGTGATCGCATTAAAAATATCATGGATAGATTGGGTATAGAAGAGGGTGAGCATATAGAAAGTCGTATTGTTACAAGAGCTGTAGAAAATGCCCAAAAAAAGGTTGAAAGTTTGCATTTTGAAAGCAGAAAACATTTGCTTGAGTATGATGATGTAGCTAATGAGCAAAGAAAAACAATTTACAATTATAGAAATGAATTGTTAGATGAAAATTATAATCTTCAGGAGAAAATTTTAAAAAATATTAGCGAGTATAGTAATCATATAGTAAGTCAAATTTATGTTAATGCAGAACTTGAAGAAAATGTAAAGCATTTTGATGCCTTAAAACAAAAGATAAATTATGAGTGTAATATAGAATTAAAAGAAGAAGATTTTAAAGACTTAAATGAAATTGAAGCCGAAAATAAGCTTGGTGAAATTTTAGAACATGCTTATAAAGAAAAAATGAGTATTATCGTTGAAAAAGAGGCTAGAAAAATTGAGAGAATTTTGTATCTTCAAATTTTAGACAATCTTTGGAGAGAACATTTATATCAAATGGATATTTTAAAAACAGGTATAGGTTTGAGAAGTTATAACCAAAAAGATCCATTGGTTGAATATAAAAAAGAAAGCTATAATCTTTTTATGGAGCTTGTAGAACGCATAAAATTTGATAGCTTAAAATTGCTATTTAATGTAGTATTTACACAACAAGAAGCTAAAAATTTTGAAGAAAAATCGCATGAGCAAAATGAAAAAATTATTGCTAGTACCACAGAAAGTGGTGTAGATGAAGATGGAAACATGGAAATTAAGAAAGTTCCAAGAAATTCCCCATGCCCTTGTGGAAGTGGAAAAAAATATAAAGATTGTCATGGCAAAAGTGGGCCAAAAAAAGGCATTTTAGCATAA